In Desulfobacteraceae bacterium, the DNA window TGAGGGTCAGCTCGCACTCGTCCAGTTGGCCGTCGGAAAAGACCTTGTTGATCAGGTTCTGGACATGCCCCTGGATGCGCGCCGGGGTGGGGTTTTCCAGGGTGCGCGAGGCCGCCTCGACGACATCGGCCAGCATCACCAGGCCGGCTTCGCGGGTCTGGGGGCGGGGTCCGGGATAGCGATAGTCATCGATCTTGACATTTTCCTCGCCTTTGCGCTGTTTGGCCTTTTCCAGAAAATAGCTGATCAGGCTGGTGCCGTGGTGCTGCCGGATGGTATCCGTGATCGCCTGGCCGAGCTTGTGTTCCCGGGCGATTTCGACCCCATCCTTGACATGCGCGATCAGGATCAGGGCGGACATGGACGGTGCCAGCTTGTCGTGCTTGTTTTTGCCGTGGATCTGGTTTTCCACGAAATAGAGGGGTTTGCGGATCTTGCCGATGTCGTGGTAGTAGCCGCAGACCTTGGCCAGCAGGGAATTTGCGCCGATGGCGGTAGCGGCGGCCTCCACCATCGAGCCCACGATGACCGAGTGGTGATAGGTCCCGGGGGCCTCGATCATCAGGCGCCGCAAAATCGGACGGTCCAGGTTGGCCAGCTCCAGCAGTTTGATGTCGGTGGTGTAGTCGAAGGCAATCTCCAGCAGGGGGGCGATCCCGGCCGCCACCAGGCCGGCGCCGAAACCGCCCAGAAAGGCGAACGCCCAGTGCCACAAGAGCCGGATGCCGATCAGATCGCCGCTGTAAAGATTCAGGGCCGTTACCAGGACGACGTTGAGCATGCCGAGACGGGTGCCGGCCCGGATGAAGGCCTTGCGCTCGCGGCAGTTCTGAAGCCAATAGGCCGCCATGGAGCCGTTGATCAGGAAGTAGATGAAAATCTCCAGGCGATTGTGGAAAAGCACCGCGACAGAGACGGCGGTGACCACCGCAAAGGCGATCGCCCACTCCAGGCACAAAAACAGACAGACGCTCATGGCGCCCGCCGCCAACGGGATGCCGTAGGATATCGCAGCGGCGGTGATGCCGAATGGCTCGTTGACCGCGACGGCGCGCGCCAAAAGCAGCGAGATCTTGGCGACAAAGAGAAAGATCACGAAAACCGTCGCCAAAAACAGGAGGGTCTTGTTGTGGTCCTGCCCGCCCGGGATGTTGTCGCGGGCGTGCAGGGTACACGT includes these proteins:
- a CDS encoding HDIG domain-containing protein, coding for LDQAKSMVRIIGQPYLKDLEYSLRNLIVDFIQQLIQPNITLNRNETEARKESAAAEIKPILYQIKAGEMLLREGERVTPMQLLKLQTLQDQTHSTQLWVRSAGTGLLILCLLMTTCTLHARDNIPGGQDHNKTLLFLATVFVIFLFVAKISLLLARAVAVNEPFGITAAAISYGIPLAAGAMSVCLFLCLEWAIAFAVVTAVSVAVLFHNRLEIFIYFLINGSMAAYWLQNCRERKAFIRAGTRLGMLNVVLVTALNLYSGDLIGIRLLWHWAFAFLGGFGAGLVAAGIAPLLEIAFDYTTDIKLLELANLDRPILRRLMIEAPGTYHHSVIVGSMVEAAATAIGANSLLAKVCGYYHDIGKIRKPLYFVENQIHGKNKHDKLAPSMSALILIAHVKDGVEIAREHKLGQAITDTIRQHHGTSLISYFLEKAKQRKGEENVKIDDYRYPGPRPQTREAGLVMLADVVEAASRTLENPTPARIQGHVQNLINKVFSDGQLDECELTLKDLHQIAKSFNKILNGIHHHRIEYSENLAAGSGKSKNGSSDRQPAKPSTDPPKENKAGGTGRLKRLGLS